One Actinospica robiniae DSM 44927 genomic region harbors:
- a CDS encoding acyl-CoA carboxylase epsilon subunit — MVTETTPTVTTTEAALTEAATTEAAEASSAGTLRVVAGQPTAEELAALVVVLAARAGAASGAGAAEADAPRSVSAWTDRSRYVRSSRSGFGTRTGWRASALPN, encoded by the coding sequence GTGGTGACGGAGACGACGCCGACTGTGACGACGACGGAAGCGGCGCTGACAGAAGCAGCGACGACGGAAGCGGCTGAGGCGAGCTCAGCTGGGACGTTGCGGGTGGTGGCCGGGCAGCCGACTGCCGAGGAGCTTGCGGCTCTGGTCGTGGTGCTGGCGGCTCGTGCGGGCGCGGCTTCGGGGGCGGGGGCTGCTGAGGCGGATGCGCCGCGCTCGGTGTCTGCCTGGACGGATCGCTCGCGGTACGTGCGGTCGAGCCGGTCAGGCTTCGGCACTCGCACCGGCTGGCGGGCGTCCGCGCTTCCGAACTGA
- a CDS encoding acyl-CoA carboxylase subunit beta: MTEHIDIHTTAGKLAALQARLDEAVHAGSARAVEKQHAKGKLTARERIELLLDEGSFQELDELTRHRSTNFGIENNRPYTDGVITGYGTVDGRPVCVFSQDFTIYGGSLGEVNGEKICKVMDLAMKIGCPLVGINDGGGARIQEGVVALGAFADIFKRNVHASGVIPQISLIMGPAAGGAVYSPALTDFVVMVDQTSHMFITGPDVIKTVTGEDVGFEELGGAHTHNTKSGNAHYQAADEKDAIEYVRALLSYLPQNNLEDAPVYEADDDLEPDVELNTLIPDSANQPYDMHTVIEHVLDEGDFLEVQPLFAPNILVGFGRVEGRSVGVVANQPMQFAGTLDIDASEKAARFIRTCDAFNVPVLTFVDVPGFLPGTDQEWNGIIRRGAKLLYAYAEATVPLVTVITRKAFGGAYDVMGSKHLGADINVAWPTAQIAVMGAQGAVNILRRKEILESEDVEATRAQLITEYEDALFNPYIAAERGYVDSVIEPAHTRAFVVRALRTLRTKRATLPPKKHGNIPL, translated from the coding sequence ATGACTGAGCACATCGACATCCACACGACCGCGGGCAAGCTCGCCGCGCTGCAGGCCCGGCTCGACGAGGCGGTGCATGCCGGGTCCGCTCGGGCGGTGGAGAAGCAGCATGCCAAGGGGAAGCTGACCGCGCGTGAGCGGATCGAACTGCTGCTGGACGAGGGCTCCTTCCAGGAACTGGACGAACTGACCAGGCACCGCAGCACCAACTTCGGGATCGAGAACAACCGCCCCTACACGGACGGCGTGATCACCGGCTACGGCACCGTCGACGGCCGGCCGGTGTGCGTGTTCTCCCAGGACTTCACCATCTACGGCGGCTCGCTGGGCGAGGTCAACGGCGAGAAGATCTGCAAGGTCATGGACCTCGCGATGAAGATCGGCTGCCCGCTGGTCGGCATCAACGACGGCGGCGGCGCGCGGATCCAGGAAGGTGTGGTCGCGCTCGGCGCCTTCGCCGACATCTTCAAGCGAAACGTGCACGCGTCCGGCGTGATCCCGCAGATCTCGCTGATCATGGGCCCGGCGGCCGGCGGCGCGGTCTACTCCCCCGCGCTGACCGACTTCGTGGTCATGGTCGACCAGACCTCGCACATGTTCATCACCGGCCCCGACGTGATCAAGACCGTCACCGGCGAGGACGTGGGCTTCGAGGAGCTCGGCGGCGCGCACACGCACAACACCAAGTCCGGCAACGCGCACTACCAGGCCGCGGACGAGAAAGACGCGATCGAGTACGTCCGGGCGCTGCTGTCCTACCTGCCGCAGAACAACCTCGAGGACGCGCCAGTCTACGAGGCGGACGACGACCTCGAGCCGGACGTCGAGCTCAATACTCTGATCCCGGACTCGGCCAACCAGCCGTACGACATGCACACGGTGATCGAGCACGTGCTCGACGAGGGCGACTTCCTCGAGGTGCAGCCGCTGTTCGCGCCGAACATCCTCGTGGGCTTCGGCCGGGTCGAGGGCCGCAGCGTGGGCGTGGTGGCGAACCAGCCGATGCAGTTCGCCGGCACCCTCGACATCGACGCCTCGGAGAAGGCCGCGCGCTTCATCCGCACCTGCGACGCGTTCAACGTCCCGGTGCTCACCTTCGTCGACGTGCCCGGCTTCCTGCCCGGCACGGACCAGGAGTGGAACGGCATCATCCGCCGCGGCGCGAAGCTGCTCTACGCGTACGCCGAGGCCACGGTCCCGCTGGTGACCGTGATCACGCGCAAGGCCTTCGGCGGCGCGTACGACGTGATGGGCTCGAAGCACCTGGGCGCCGACATCAACGTGGCCTGGCCGACGGCGCAGATCGCGGTGATGGGTGCGCAGGGCGCGGTCAACATCCTGCGCCGCAAGGAGATCCTGGAGTCCGAGGACGTCGAGGCCACTCGGGCCCAGCTGATCACGGAGTACGAGGACGCGCTGTTCAACCCGTACATCGCGGCCGAGCGGGGCTACGTGGACTCGGTCATCGAGCCGGCTCACACTCGCGCCTTCGTGGTCCGCGCGCTGCGGACGCTGCGCACCAAGCGCGCGACGCTGCCGCCGAAGAAGCACGGAAACATCCCGCTGTGA
- a CDS encoding biotin--[acetyl-CoA-carboxylase] ligase: MVSAYNDLDRPPLDERSLQRALMAPGGFVSALRVLPSVESTNTALAAAAEDGAPHASVVVAEEQTAGRGRLGRTWSAPPRSGLFVSILLRPEVPLGAWTWLPLLAGVAAHEAVGRTAGLEVALKWPNDIVVAQGEAEDRKLGGILCETVSGQNAIVVGIGLNVTLRENELPVPQAGSLALAGAESTDRDPLLRALLRSFGTWYGRWAEAGGDARAAGLAEAYRESCATLGRRVRAELPGQRDVIGVATGLDPAGALLVTTADQEEVAIGAGDVVHLRPEDAN, from the coding sequence ATGGTCTCTGCCTACAACGATCTCGACCGACCACCGTTGGACGAACGAAGCCTGCAGCGCGCGCTCATGGCGCCGGGCGGGTTCGTCTCGGCCCTGCGGGTGCTGCCGAGCGTCGAGTCGACGAACACCGCGCTCGCCGCCGCGGCCGAGGACGGCGCCCCGCACGCGAGCGTGGTGGTGGCCGAGGAACAGACGGCCGGCCGCGGACGGCTCGGCCGAACGTGGAGCGCCCCGCCGCGCTCGGGTCTGTTCGTCTCGATCCTGCTGCGCCCCGAGGTGCCGTTGGGCGCCTGGACCTGGCTGCCGCTGCTGGCCGGCGTGGCCGCCCACGAGGCCGTGGGCCGCACCGCCGGACTCGAGGTCGCGCTCAAATGGCCCAACGACATCGTGGTCGCGCAGGGCGAGGCGGAAGACCGGAAGCTCGGCGGGATCCTGTGCGAGACCGTCTCCGGGCAGAACGCGATAGTGGTCGGGATCGGCCTGAACGTGACCCTGCGCGAGAACGAGCTGCCGGTGCCGCAAGCCGGCTCCCTCGCGCTCGCCGGCGCCGAGTCGACCGACCGTGACCCGCTGTTGCGCGCGCTGCTTCGGTCCTTCGGCACCTGGTACGGCCGCTGGGCGGAGGCCGGAGGCGACGCTCGAGCCGCCGGCCTCGCCGAGGCCTACCGCGAATCCTGCGCCACGCTCGGCCGCCGCGTCCGCGCCGAACTCCCCGGCCAGCGCGACGTCATCGGCGTCGCGACCGGCCTGGATCCGGCCGGCGCGCTCCTAGTGACCACGGCTGACCAGGAGGAAGTGGCCATCGGCGCCGGAGACGTGGTCCACCTGCGGCCGGAGGACGCTAACTGA
- a CDS encoding PH domain-containing protein codes for MSYPTRLLSEGERIDLELRPHWKALVLPIITLVITCGAAGFLLTILPSPSKTSGEASWIAVGVVALGVIIYFVVRPWLHWLFSNYVVTNRRLIIRLGFVHRVGRDLPLEKINDVSFRHDSLLDRMLGCGTLVVESAGEHGQVLLNDIPRVEETQREISTLISGDPAADARHS; via the coding sequence ATGAGTTACCCGACTCGACTTCTGAGTGAGGGCGAGCGTATCGACCTCGAGCTGCGCCCGCATTGGAAGGCGCTGGTGCTGCCGATCATCACGCTCGTGATCACGTGCGGCGCGGCGGGCTTCCTGCTGACGATCCTGCCGAGCCCGAGTAAGACCTCAGGCGAAGCGAGCTGGATAGCCGTCGGCGTGGTGGCGCTCGGTGTGATCATCTACTTCGTCGTGCGTCCCTGGCTGCACTGGCTGTTCAGCAACTACGTGGTGACCAACCGCCGCCTGATCATCCGCCTCGGCTTCGTCCACCGTGTCGGCCGCGACCTGCCGCTGGAGAAGATCAACGACGTCTCCTTCCGTCACGACTCCCTCCTCGACCGGATGCTCGGCTGCGGCACCCTGGTCGTCGAGTCGGCGGGCGAGCACGGCCAGGTCCTCCTCAACGACATCCCGCGCGTCGAGGAGACCCAGCGCGAGATCAGCACGCTGATATCGGGCGACCCGGCCGCGGACGCCCGGCACAGCTGA
- a CDS encoding pentapeptide repeat-containing protein: protein MLKTAVAGTLLMWIAAVRLARTWVGPDRRTLALDLVAMCRLRSAGIARAWLTLSRVAGVWLVQSQTSTTDSLILRVGYADVEADGVEHARIQLPCPRGSIYGFPTGCVTRARVATSVPLICDGRLGGSKAAFHLAPTDLEVVHLAWVRSSLIADVMTVLTRQHLSYSRGRRGPASRSRLSRSRLSRSRLSRSRLSRSRLSRSRLSRSRLSRSRLSRSRLSRSRLSRSRLSRSRLSRSRLSRSRLSRSRLSRFLFPWAGLPQIGIARSCVTPSGVSGRPRRHGALGPRHALVAQSTAPPLGIAAARPVHPPAPAFRARPPPSTLGLSHPARRRADRPAAHPTAHPGFLATPGCGNTSSILRVRDGPLTSLGV, encoded by the coding sequence ATGCTCAAGACGGCCGTCGCTGGCACGCTGCTGATGTGGATCGCCGCTGTTCGGCTCGCGCGGACCTGGGTCGGCCCAGACCGGCGGACGCTCGCTCTCGACCTGGTCGCCATGTGCCGACTGAGATCCGCTGGGATCGCCAGGGCCTGGTTGACGCTGTCCCGAGTTGCGGGAGTCTGGCTCGTACAGTCCCAGACCTCGACGACTGATTCCCTGATCCTTCGCGTCGGGTATGCGGACGTCGAAGCGGACGGTGTCGAACACGCTCGCATCCAGCTGCCCTGCCCCCGCGGATCCATATACGGGTTCCCGACGGGCTGCGTCACGCGCGCTCGCGTCGCGACCAGCGTCCCGCTGATCTGTGACGGCCGGCTCGGTGGCAGTAAGGCGGCGTTCCATCTCGCGCCGACCGACCTCGAAGTGGTCCATCTCGCGTGGGTCCGCAGCTCGTTGATTGCCGACGTCATGACCGTGCTGACGCGGCAACACCTGTCGTATTCGAGGGGCCGGCGAGGCCCCGCCTCGCGGTCCCGACTCTCGCGGTCCCGACTCTCGCGGTCCCGACTCTCGCGGTCCCGACTCTCGCGGTCCCGACTCTCGCGGTCCCGACTCTCGCGGTCCCGACTCTCGCGGTCCCGACTCTCGCGGTCCCGACTCTCGCGGTCCCGACTCTCGCGGTCCCGACTCTCGCGGTCCCGACTCTCGCGGTCCCGACTCTCGCGGTCCCGACTCTCGCGGTCCCGACTCTCGCGGTTCTTGTTCCCGTGGGCTGGGCTTCCACAGATCGGCATCGCGCGATCCTGCGTCACGCCGTCTGGGGTCTCCGGCAGACCACGAAGGCACGGCGCGCTCGGGCCTCGGCACGCCCTGGTCGCCCAGAGCACTGCCCCGCCCCTCGGTATCGCCGCGGCCCGACCGGTTCACCCGCCCGCCCCTGCCTTCCGCGCTCGGCCACCACCGAGCACGCTAGGTCTTTCACATCCCGCGCGCCGCCGGGCAGATCGCCCTGCCGCGCACCCCACCGCTCATCCCGGCTTTCTCGCGACGCCCGGGTGCGGCAACACGTCCTCAATTCTGCGCGTCCGCGATGGACCGCTCACGTCACTCGGAGTGTGA
- a CDS encoding GGDEF domain-containing protein — MSIPASLALVAPDSDAARLRALARFTKLLAGAQSTTDVVSTAAAEAHGVLSADVVSVSVWERETGLLRVLVNYGSLASDESTHPEDETYPVSDFPTVLLSEDDLGPWVQLAENGSGDPKRVDLLRRRGRSCALIAPIVFGGRAWGELYAARITGRIAYTEADLEYAETLSAQIAAGLARAGQLERIERLALTDQLTGLANRRAFDARLDAAMDRHNSDGTVVSLVLCDGNGLKRINDQHGHDHGDALLVELGSCVSAAASRLPRSLAARLGGDEFCLLIEGYTADDAVAAAEDLCLRALTVRGGEGMACGVASTGDPIGRVATRDGLFRLADAAQYRAKRSRSLSPVVAGRGQPPDPELPQQQRGIPVAPGRGRASASIEALLGQALAGLDKLPPGATTADRVELVTDQVARGLDAASWYVYRRETPRGSLYQERSAVYRAASESGVHALPEATERPQAPDAGGADILPTSPPQWIEPIPRIAEQLRGAGSVTTAVGQDSNWISGDLGISPEFLAAAGYTAALTAGATAPDTSQWLVAVLLDEISLWAQPALPLLRVLLAIALATH; from the coding sequence GTGTCCATCCCGGCCTCGCTGGCTCTCGTCGCCCCGGATAGCGATGCAGCGCGGCTGCGTGCGCTCGCCAGGTTCACCAAGTTGCTGGCCGGCGCGCAGTCGACCACGGATGTGGTCAGCACGGCCGCGGCCGAGGCGCACGGCGTGCTCAGCGCGGACGTCGTCTCCGTCTCGGTCTGGGAGCGCGAGACGGGGCTGCTGCGCGTGCTGGTCAACTACGGCAGCCTCGCGTCCGATGAGTCCACTCATCCGGAGGACGAGACGTATCCCGTCTCCGACTTTCCCACCGTGCTGCTCAGCGAGGACGACCTCGGCCCCTGGGTACAGCTCGCCGAGAACGGCAGTGGTGACCCCAAGCGTGTCGACCTGCTGCGTCGGCGCGGGCGTTCTTGCGCGTTGATCGCGCCGATCGTGTTCGGCGGACGTGCGTGGGGCGAGCTCTACGCGGCACGCATCACCGGACGCATCGCCTACACCGAAGCCGATCTCGAATATGCCGAGACGCTTTCCGCGCAGATCGCCGCCGGTCTCGCGCGTGCCGGACAGTTGGAGCGGATCGAGCGGCTGGCCCTGACCGACCAGCTCACGGGCTTGGCGAATCGCCGAGCCTTCGACGCCCGGCTCGATGCCGCGATGGACCGGCACAACTCGGACGGCACGGTCGTGTCCCTGGTCTTGTGCGACGGCAACGGGCTCAAGCGGATCAACGACCAGCACGGACACGATCACGGCGACGCACTGCTCGTCGAGCTCGGCTCCTGCGTGTCGGCCGCCGCGTCCCGGCTGCCGCGTTCGCTCGCGGCACGGCTCGGCGGCGACGAGTTCTGCCTGCTGATCGAGGGGTACACCGCGGACGACGCGGTGGCCGCGGCGGAAGACCTCTGTCTCCGCGCCCTGACCGTACGCGGCGGCGAGGGAATGGCCTGCGGTGTTGCCTCCACCGGTGATCCGATCGGGCGGGTGGCGACGCGTGACGGTCTGTTCCGCCTCGCGGATGCCGCGCAGTACCGGGCGAAGCGGTCGCGTTCGCTCTCTCCCGTCGTCGCCGGGCGCGGTCAGCCGCCGGACCCGGAGCTGCCGCAGCAGCAACGCGGGATACCGGTGGCGCCGGGCCGCGGCCGCGCGTCGGCTTCGATAGAGGCACTGCTCGGGCAGGCGCTCGCCGGCCTCGACAAGCTTCCGCCGGGAGCGACCACCGCCGACCGGGTCGAGCTGGTGACGGATCAAGTGGCCCGAGGGCTCGACGCAGCCTCCTGGTACGTCTACCGGCGCGAGACGCCGCGTGGCTCGCTCTACCAGGAGCGTTCGGCGGTTTACCGCGCCGCGTCGGAGTCGGGTGTGCACGCACTTCCCGAGGCGACCGAGCGCCCGCAGGCCCCAGACGCCGGCGGTGCCGACATACTGCCGACGTCGCCGCCGCAGTGGATCGAGCCGATCCCGCGGATCGCCGAGCAGCTACGCGGCGCGGGCTCGGTGACGACGGCCGTCGGGCAGGACTCGAACTGGATATCCGGGGATCTCGGAATCTCGCCGGAGTTCCTGGCTGCGGCGGGCTACACCGCGGCGCTCACGGCCGGGGCCACTGCGCCCGACACTTCGCAGTGGCTCGTCGCGGTGTTGCTCGACGAGATCTCGTTGTGGGCACAGCCGGCGCTCCCGCTTCTGCGGGTACTGCTCGCGATCGCCTTGGCGACGCACTGA
- a CDS encoding cupin domain-containing protein, which produces MSRAIVLDVPLDPSLDTGRMQVRRITMAPGVVAGAHVHNGPVFGNIVEGSVVYQIEGQPETLLRVGDTFYEPADTVISRFDATDEGVVFYGYFPVRADQEPTLTPVEPQA; this is translated from the coding sequence GTGAGCCGCGCGATCGTGCTCGACGTGCCGCTCGACCCCTCTCTCGACACCGGCCGCATGCAGGTGCGCCGCATCACCATGGCGCCGGGAGTTGTGGCAGGAGCGCATGTGCACAATGGGCCGGTCTTCGGGAACATTGTCGAAGGCTCGGTCGTCTATCAGATCGAGGGCCAGCCGGAGACGCTGCTGCGTGTCGGTGACACCTTCTATGAGCCCGCAGACACGGTCATCTCCCGCTTCGACGCGACCGACGAAGGCGTCGTCTTCTACGGCTACTTCCCGGTCCGTGCCGATCAGGAGCCCACGCTCACGCCCGTCGAGCCGCAAGCCTAG
- a CDS encoding nucleotidyltransferase domain-containing protein — protein MDSTHPLHVPAEVDTYLAALDEVVPPSAVAGVYLVGSTALGDYRPGQSDLDMLTLTRHPLSDIELDALDRMHQSLEKGAQPHFDAEYVPRDCVGLLPEEDAPGHAHVVDGHFARGPHGLEFVLWATLDQCGIRLRGPEARTWNAAPDAAELRAWNLGNLESYWRPNFGQRVRDSLGARDPDSGLSTEVVVWIATGPGRLHRTISSGEIISKTASADYSAEIFPAYAPILMRAKASRLGDESVGFVARDGLALADFVDELCDDAARLAARRA, from the coding sequence ATGGACTCAACGCACCCACTCCATGTGCCCGCCGAAGTCGATACCTACCTCGCTGCGCTGGATGAAGTGGTGCCGCCCTCCGCGGTCGCCGGCGTCTATCTGGTCGGATCGACGGCGCTGGGCGACTACCGCCCTGGCCAGAGCGATCTCGACATGCTGACGTTGACCCGGCATCCTCTGTCCGACATCGAACTCGACGCGTTGGACCGGATGCACCAGTCGCTCGAGAAGGGCGCGCAGCCGCATTTCGACGCCGAGTACGTGCCCCGGGATTGTGTGGGCCTCCTGCCGGAGGAGGACGCGCCAGGGCACGCGCACGTGGTGGACGGACACTTTGCTCGCGGCCCGCACGGTCTGGAGTTCGTGCTCTGGGCGACTCTGGACCAGTGCGGCATCAGGCTTCGCGGTCCTGAGGCAAGGACCTGGAACGCAGCGCCTGACGCGGCCGAACTCCGCGCGTGGAACCTGGGCAACTTGGAGTCCTACTGGCGCCCCAACTTCGGGCAGCGCGTTCGCGACTCGCTCGGAGCGCGTGACCCGGACTCAGGCCTCTCCACCGAGGTCGTCGTATGGATCGCAACCGGACCAGGACGGCTGCACCGGACCATCTCCAGCGGAGAGATCATCTCGAAGACCGCCTCGGCGGACTATTCGGCGGAGATCTTTCCCGCCTATGCACCGATCCTGATGCGGGCCAAGGCCAGCCGTCTCGGCGACGAGTCCGTGGGCTTCGTTGCCCGCGACGGACTCGCGCTCGCCGACTTCGTCGACGAGCTATGCGACGACGCGGCTAGGCTTGCGGCTCGACGGGCGTGA
- a CDS encoding STAS domain-containing protein: protein MLAAGKPVVPASWTIRGIRGDVDLSTAASANDALLQAAIAMPPPDLIVLDLTAVTFLGVSAVHAVQDFATACARRGIRVRMVVEPDGIVGRIVNLSGLDASIPTFRTLAQAL from the coding sequence GTGCTCGCTGCCGGGAAGCCGGTGGTGCCGGCCTCATGGACGATTCGGGGAATACGCGGCGACGTCGACCTTTCGACTGCGGCGTCGGCGAACGACGCGCTATTGCAGGCCGCTATCGCCATGCCGCCGCCTGACCTGATCGTGCTCGACCTGACAGCGGTCACGTTCCTCGGTGTCTCGGCCGTCCACGCCGTGCAGGACTTCGCCACGGCCTGCGCCCGGCGAGGGATTCGCGTGCGCATGGTCGTCGAACCCGACGGCATCGTGGGGCGGATCGTGAATCTAAGCGGCCTGGACGCGAGCATTCCGACGTTCCGGACGCTCGCGCAAGCTCTTTAG
- a CDS encoding nuclear transport factor 2 family protein yields the protein MSAESNIETIKAVYAAFGKGDMSGILEVLSDDIDWATEAASTAAPWYGVRHGKQQVAAFFSEFSRTMRTDEFTLLAYTASGDDVMTVVRHRSHSIVTGRSVDMNQHHWFTFNNGKITHHRASEDTAQVEAALRS from the coding sequence GTGAGCGCGGAGAGCAACATCGAGACCATCAAGGCTGTCTACGCCGCTTTCGGCAAAGGTGACATGTCCGGCATCCTCGAAGTGCTGAGCGACGACATCGATTGGGCTACCGAAGCGGCGTCCACCGCTGCACCCTGGTACGGCGTGCGGCATGGCAAGCAGCAGGTTGCCGCGTTTTTCAGCGAATTCAGCCGCACCATGCGGACGGACGAATTCACTCTGCTGGCCTACACCGCAAGCGGCGACGATGTGATGACAGTCGTACGCCACCGAAGCCACAGCATCGTCACCGGCCGCAGCGTGGACATGAACCAGCACCACTGGTTCACCTTCAACAACGGCAAGATCACCCACCACCGCGCCAGCGAGGACACGGCTCAGGTGGAGGCAGCGCTCCGAAGCTAG
- a CDS encoding SGNH/GDSL hydrolase family protein has translation MNRRTLRSMVIACALAAVGTVAGTGAADASSVSAKGFGSTPSAHHGQPAASKYDYYLALGDSLAWGYQPNATGAGIKSGHGYADDLAAYLRSQNDRQLRYVNLSCPGENTGTMINGSCPDLAGSGQKYSAQLAAAVSFLKAHPHSRILVTLDIGANNVDGCLSASGISESCVEQGLAAAGTDVPTILAQLKAAAGKQVTFIGMNYYDPFLAEWLTGAAGQTLAQESVGLSTTFNGILDTAFSAYGVKVADVADAFKTADFADTTKLNGTTVPVNVADICNWTWMCAPSPVGPNIHANDTGYRVIARAFEAQLPARHWHW, from the coding sequence ATGAATCGTCGAACCTTGCGGTCAATGGTGATCGCCTGCGCGTTGGCGGCCGTCGGCACAGTCGCGGGAACCGGGGCCGCCGATGCGTCCTCCGTCTCCGCGAAGGGCTTCGGCTCGACCCCTTCGGCGCACCACGGGCAGCCCGCCGCGTCGAAGTACGACTACTACCTCGCCCTCGGCGACTCGTTGGCGTGGGGCTACCAGCCGAATGCGACCGGCGCCGGCATCAAATCCGGGCACGGATACGCCGACGACCTGGCGGCCTACCTGCGCTCGCAGAACGACCGACAGCTGCGGTACGTCAACCTCTCCTGCCCCGGTGAGAACACCGGGACGATGATCAACGGTTCCTGCCCCGACCTCGCCGGCAGCGGCCAGAAGTACTCCGCGCAGCTCGCTGCCGCGGTTTCGTTCCTCAAGGCCCACCCGCACTCCCGGATCCTCGTCACGCTCGACATCGGCGCCAACAACGTCGACGGCTGCCTTTCCGCAAGCGGCATCAGCGAGAGTTGTGTCGAGCAGGGCCTGGCCGCGGCCGGCACCGACGTGCCCACGATCCTCGCCCAGCTCAAGGCCGCGGCCGGCAAGCAGGTGACGTTCATCGGGATGAACTACTACGACCCCTTCCTCGCCGAATGGCTGACCGGCGCGGCCGGCCAGACGCTCGCGCAGGAATCGGTCGGTCTTTCCACCACGTTCAACGGCATCCTCGACACCGCCTTCAGCGCGTACGGCGTCAAGGTCGCGGACGTCGCCGACGCGTTCAAGACTGCGGACTTCGCGGACACCACCAAGCTGAACGGGACGACCGTGCCGGTCAACGTGGCGGACATCTGCAACTGGACTTGGATGTGCGCGCCGTCCCCGGTCGGGCCGAACATCCACGCCAATGACACGGGCTATCGCGTTATCGCGCGAGCCTTCGAAGCGCAGCTTCCTGCTCGTCACTGGCACTGGTGA
- a CDS encoding MarR family winged helix-turn-helix transcriptional regulator has protein sequence MSAESNEAGGRPGGASDEEASAGSRRDEVDRLVSAWRHERPDLDVSPLEVLSRVTRLARHLDRARRTAFAERGLETWEFDVLSALRRAGTPYQLSPGQLLTQTLVTSGTMTNRIDRLTAKGLVVRGPDPSDRRGVLVRLTDSGREVADAALTSLLKNERELLAALSDQRLGELADLLRELTIQFEYE, from the coding sequence ATGAGCGCGGAGTCGAACGAGGCGGGTGGGCGCCCGGGCGGCGCGTCGGACGAAGAGGCCTCCGCCGGTTCGCGGCGGGACGAGGTGGACCGCCTCGTCTCAGCGTGGCGGCATGAGCGGCCCGATCTCGACGTGAGCCCGCTCGAGGTGCTGAGCCGAGTGACCCGCCTGGCCCGGCACCTGGACCGCGCCCGCCGCACCGCTTTCGCGGAGCGAGGGCTCGAGACCTGGGAGTTCGACGTGCTTTCGGCGCTGCGTCGGGCCGGCACGCCGTATCAGCTCTCCCCCGGCCAGCTGCTCACCCAGACGCTGGTCACCTCCGGCACCATGACCAACCGGATCGACCGGCTCACGGCCAAGGGCCTCGTCGTGCGCGGCCCGGATCCGAGCGACCGGCGCGGGGTTCTGGTGCGGCTGACCGACTCCGGGCGCGAGGTGGCCGACGCGGCGCTGACCAGCCTGCTCAAGAACGAACGGGAACTGCTCGCCGCGCTCTCCGACCAGCGGCTGGGCGAGCTGGCCGATCTGCTGCGCGAGTTGACCATCCAGTTCGAGTACGAATAA
- a CDS encoding TetR family transcriptional regulator, whose protein sequence is MTGKERREQLLEIGRSLFAERGFDATSVEEIAAKAGVSKPVVYEHFGGKEGLYAVVVDREMRTLLDMVTSALTGGHPRELLEQAAFALLDYVETYSDGFRILVRDSPVAASTGNFASLISDIATQVEGIMATEFRRRAYDPEFGAMYSQMLVGMVALTGQWWLDAQHPSKDEVAAHMVNLAWNGLSGLEHTPRLMTRRGNGPGPRVPRGAAAAQARAQAGGTQGRQGDAGA, encoded by the coding sequence ATGACTGGGAAGGAGCGCCGCGAGCAGCTGCTGGAGATCGGCCGGTCGCTGTTCGCCGAGCGTGGCTTCGACGCGACGAGCGTGGAGGAGATCGCGGCGAAGGCCGGCGTGTCCAAACCGGTGGTCTATGAGCACTTCGGCGGCAAGGAAGGCCTCTACGCGGTCGTGGTGGACCGCGAGATGCGCACGCTGCTGGACATGGTGACGTCCGCGCTGACGGGCGGGCATCCGCGCGAGCTGCTCGAGCAGGCGGCCTTCGCGCTGCTCGACTATGTGGAGACGTACAGCGACGGCTTCCGGATCCTGGTGCGCGACTCGCCCGTGGCGGCCTCGACGGGCAACTTCGCCTCGCTGATCAGCGACATCGCGACGCAGGTCGAGGGGATCATGGCGACCGAGTTCCGGCGCCGCGCGTACGATCCCGAGTTCGGCGCGATGTACTCGCAGATGCTGGTCGGCATGGTGGCGCTGACCGGCCAGTGGTGGCTCGACGCGCAGCATCCGAGCAAGGACGAGGTGGCCGCGCACATGGTGAATCTCGCCTGGAACGGCCTGTCCGGGCTGGAGCACACGCCCCGGCTGATGACGCGGCGCGGCAACGGCCCGGGCCCGCGCGTCCCGCGTGGTGCTGCGGCCGCGCAGGCCAGGGCGCAGGCCGGCGGCACGCAGGGCCGTCAGGGTGACGCAGGGGCCTGA